A region of the Mytilus galloprovincialis chromosome 1, xbMytGall1.hap1.1, whole genome shotgun sequence genome:
gatataattgtttttttccttttttttcgcATAGTTATATGCATATATCGATACAGTAATAGTTGtgtacataaaaagtaaaatcacaaaaatactggactCCGTGGATAATGTAAAACGTGTAAAAAATtctctaagcaaatggcaaaatcaaaaggtaaaacatatcaaacgaatggacaacgactgtcatactcctgacctggtacaggcattttcatattaaaatggtggattgaacctggttttatagcgctaacatAATGGTTTcaattcttttattcacaattaacaaaatcatgataaattcttcgtcaattggtctcttgtggagattactctcattggcaatcataccacatttcctaatttttataaaaagacACACAGAGGTCTACGAAACACTCCATCGTTTTGAGGCGCTAGCGTCGTTTTACTTCGGAAGATGGAATATATTAATAACACTAATTTCTTATAAAGAATTTCTGTTTTCTTTACCAAAAGTTACTACTAACGCAAAGCAAAAAATATTAACGAACAGTTTAGTAATCAATCTGAATGATGACTACtgtagaaaacaaaataattaaaggGAAATATgagataatatcagattattacatggcatttttcatatcgcatgtattatcagccttaggttcaatatcagcccaagagccgcatggctcgagggctgataatacatgtgatatgaacaaatgacatgttatgatctttttatcatatgcttcgacaatggagaaaaatcaaatattcatatattgatccttttacgtggtatccaaatagaagttcaaagagtgaaaagtttacggacgtccgaccccaaatttagtacattcgatatgaaatctttctattatatgcctcaacagagaagaaaaacattttaatatgtactaaacgacaaaaaaaaaaataaaaaattcaaacatatacataatgaacaatgtttggaaaagtcaacttttttttaaagtaactttctaaattatgtttgaaacttttaaaaaatgcatttatttaataatttgattgtttttttgtttttgtttttgttttttattattttacaaaatatactttccaatatccaaataattgttttgttcactactttgtaatgtttttcagtgaatacgtagcattgaggtgtattttccggaaatTGCTATTACCTACTTTTTGTGTCGTGCTATTAATGTATTGTTTCCTGTAAAGATATTGGATCGACTTGCCGAAAAAAACCCACTAAAAGCATAAGAAATCTATAGCCTTTATATTTAGGAATTGATcacaattttgacaaaaattcatgaaataagAAACAATGAAATTAATTCCATTTTATACAAAAACGAAAACGATATCATTTGAACAAACACGAAAACATTTTTAAGTTTTACTATATATCATTAGAAGGTCTCCTGGATGTAAACAAAAAGGAGTCAGGAATTCAGTAAAAGAGCATACTTTAGTTGCTTATGTCATAATTTGACTTACATAATAACAATACCACGGATCATTTTGTGCTATCATTATATCGAGGGAAATATATGTGTAAGCATCACATTTAATACAAATAGTTTGTCCTCACATCAGAAAAATCACAGTTCAATTTATAGATTTATGTTATATCTAAAAAATTATGTTTCTGTGAAAAAGTAAAGGATAAACTTAGCGACACCAACAGCAGTATAAGCTATATCAAACTCTATACTGAAAGATATATAGCCAAGTGAGGTATtcgaaaattataaatatataattctgGGTAAAATTGCTTCATAAGCCATATTATTTTATCTTACGAAATGAAAGATTATGACGGAATTAAATAGTTTTTCATCCAATAAAAAAATagcatttgtttgattttaatacCAGTCATAAAGTTTAACAAAACGATATTTAGCTCTATATACATTAACATCTATAATATGTTTTACTAGTCATGATAACTGTTTCTATACATCAATATAAGCATGGAAGCTTTAATAATGGTTAATGATTAATGACCGATTTATCTATAGCATAACAGTTGAACTGTTCCATTAACACTGTATTATAGCCGTTCTCATTTGTTCGTCAAAAATACTTCTATGAGCGCGGAGTCTGGACTACTATAGATTTGCATACACGGAGTAGTTTTCTAAATACTCTTTGATACACCTGTAGCAATATTCATACTGGTCCTGTCAAAAAGAAACACGCAGTCATTTAAGAAACAACATTTTAATGATTCAGATCTAGACAGTCGGAAATTATATTAACCTCACAGTTGGAAACTTAAGACAATGGAATATTGTAAACATTGAAATTGATAACCAAAAgtaaatgatttttgttttcaaatgttaaTATAATTTTCTTACATTGATACGAGTGGATTattggatttatccaatcgagatagttaaattatcaattttaaagtccgagcctcggcgaggactttaaaatttataatttaactatcgagttactatgtaagaatctgtttctctaatgattaaaaaatacattttcgtTTTTTGGTAaccgaaaatccccttcgagtgcctttccCATTGcacaaagttgtcaatttcattaacacctgttatagcatttgattcatccagttagataaaaaggtcatgacccttaaaatcatccaatgatcttctgagatcaccggcTACCaaacgttgattaaatttttttatacaattggttcagaaagggataaatttccgaagaattagagaaacaaATATAAGTGTCTCTGACCAAAAATTTTTGTATACTAGAAATGTACTGATGATAAAGCTCTTCCAATTCGTATTTAATTTTTTCTACAACTGCTTTGAGTCAAGTGTTACTGGTGAATATGAAATAGTTGAATCATGCGATTGACATGATACATAACGTTTGTGATAAATTTGTAATAGATTTTAgcctcaaatataaaaaaaaaaaaacaacagatgcacgattttattttgctgttttttaaATATCACCCCTACATCTGAAACATTCGGCATAATAAAACATTGGACAATTCATTGTGAAACTGGAATAATGTACCTATTTAAAAATAGCTATGATAGGATCTGACATACATTTAATGTATGATAAATAAAGAATTCTTGTACATTTAGGTTTTCCTTTCCCTCCTGGAGAATAAGAGATGCAAAGCATGTCAAATCACACACAATAAACACCATGATTAGTATTCCGTCCAGTATCTTTCTTAGCGTTGAATAATTAAAGTATGAAAAACTTTAAAGCTGACATTTAgataaaaatctgaaaaaatgattttaaatatttgaaagggGTAAATTGGATACTATGTTTGATGTGTTGCACGTCAGTGTTGATATTAATTTTACTCTTAAAGttggtgtgtttccctcggttttagttagtttagattattttctctcaatcgactGACTTTTGAATACCGGTGCCTGTATTTGATACTGACCCTTTAACAATGCTAccgttttatttgtaaaaaactTGCATTAACCAAATAATATTTACTCAAACGAAACTTACAAATTCTGTGAAAAATTCAGGTCGTCTAACTTGCATTGTTCTAACAACTTGGAAAACATCAATTTCATCGTCTATCTCCATTTTTTCCATGATAAGTTTTAGTGCAACAAATACCCCGCTTTTACTGCAACCATCACTAAAAAAAACCACGGAGGTTGTTTCATGTTTAAAGAATATTGACATGACCGTATAAATGATCAAGTAACAATAACTAAATATAACTGGTCTAATAAACATGGCAATATCTTTCGAACCTGTCAGATGAGTAAGAATTACCATTTCAgtaattgaatatgaaaaaaattaaataagaaaaacgATTGTTTTCTCATCGGCAATTATACCAGGTCTAATTATATTTAAACTATATTTCTTATTTGAATGTTCTATGCACTTTTCAAGTAAACCAATATCAAATTTCATGGCAACATTTGCATTTAATTCAAGTTAAAACTGTTCTTCGCCATGCAATAAATGATAGATTGTCTTTAAAAAGATTTTATCATATGAAATTAACACCTAGCAAGATGTCTGAACAGTACTCTATTTATACTTTTATGATCTTTAATTCTGAAAAAGGTAACaaattgaaatatacaaatatgaTTCATTTGTGTATTTTACGGTCCTTACTATTTTTGACGTGTATTAATTTCATAACATTATGGGAACGAAACACTTATATACATGCTAAACTTAAAAAGTCCAAATGTGTTATGTTAATAGTGTTGCAGATAACTTCGTTGTGACCAACATACGAATGGCATATCACATCgcatagataaaaaaatattatgcaacAAAATATCTATTGCGACATTGTATGTATAATATTCATATGTTAAAGACGCACCTACACACAACAGTAATTGGACCTTTCTGTTTTTTCCAGCATTCTAATACTTTTTTCAGCAGGTCAAGTAAAATGTTGGATGGTAGCATTGCATCATTGTCTACTTTACTTGTCGTAAAAACAGTTATTGTAATCGGATCCTTttcctgaagaaaaaaaaaccagaatgtATTATTACaggttaaattgttttaaaaaaatctcttATTGATCAATTTAGAAATAGAACAGACGACAATTACACTGTTTACTGGCCTGTTTTCGTTTTTTTGGTtgatatgaaaagtaaaatcataaaattactgaactctgattaaaattgaaaacgaaaagtccctaattaaatgccaaaataaaaagctcaaacacatcacacgaatggataacaatttttatattcctgacttggtacatgcatctTCTAAAGAAGAAAATGGCGCATTAAACctggatttatagctagctaaacctctcactgaaATGACGCATAAAATtccgatatatatatattgagaacAACGTGTCTCCTTAGACAATTTATGTGGTATTATGAAAGTCGCATAAAGTTCCATGATATTGATTTGTACAGTTCTTTGTTTAAAACTTTTGGGTTTGTAGTGGTCAATCGTTAGATTTTCATGTTCATATGTGGTGTTGTGTTGAGTTATGGATGTCTGCTTGtcccttttgtttttaaatttcatattgtAACGTCGACGtctaatcgtttttttttaacgaaaatatTTCTTGAAGTGCGCATGTGGTACTATTTCATCCAGGTTCGCAGGTCGCACGGTTGCCTTAAATttcttacattcacttcatttgcacttgatggatagctgtctcattcgAATCATACGGAATAACTTTTGTTACAGAGGTAACAATAGCAGAAAATACTTATTCTGCTCAGGAAAAAATCTTTTATAACCTTCACATTTACCTTATGGCTCAAAGTAAGCTTGAGCTCCTCTGGATTCGGTGAGTTGTCTTGCACAATAGTTAAATCTTGAAACTCCAGCACTTCCTGTCGTCCTAAACACAACGGAGCATTCTAAGAGAAACACAATAGTTATTCTAATAACTTCTTTAAATATAACCCCTTTCAATTAATTTTAAGCAGgtgtaaaaaatacaaatgagaAAAAAGCACATTAATGTATGGCCAACCATGtcttcaaatgaaataaaaaacaatacagtTTTATTAACATACTTTATTCAAATCAATACATCTTAtagtatacattttaacaataaaaataatttaacaacagTCATTGTAAAATGTAGAGTATAGATATGTGGCGGAGATGGACAATTACCATATAATAAATAAGGAATGAACAATTGTGTATTATGGAACACATTTAACAATTGGTACCCAAACTATTCAGTTCTTTTCTCCTTTTGAACTGATAACAACTGCAAAAGTTTTAAACTTAATGTTTTTTGGCTAATACTATGTTCTGTTAACTACCACAATGTTCCTTgttacattcaaaaataaaatataagactTTGGAAtgataaaaagatattttgtttcaaaagatacatttgtttgttgttaggtttttttttaactatttttgcttaattaagcaaataaaaaattgataaaaaggaGCTTTGcgtgatttttaaaaaatgaaacgcGCTATCGTTAAATGTATTTCAACTTCATACACTCAATGTTATAATGACGATATCTTACCTTGTTCAACTGGTCTAACAATACAACAATATGAGAGTTATGGTCATATACCATTGTCCAGAAATCAACAACAGTTTCTTCAAGTGGACACTGAGTTACTAAAATCTTACTGCCATATGTATATTcctgtaaatgaaaaaaatgcattgtattaTATATGCGTAGGACAAATGATGCTTTCCGCTGTTATCACGAAGTGAAATCAGCCATGTTAATCATCAATTTGGATATCCTTTCAGAAGATTAATATGTGAAAAAgacttaaaaaaacatacaaacaaaaatataatgcATTATGAATCcacttttgttttgattataaGTAACATTATTCAATTTGCGGGATGGGatgttcctgtttttttttttaaagaaatagaaaaatatattgttatttatCTCTTCATCTGTTTCGGATCTTATATATACTTAGCTTACAATTACTCGGTTTTAAACGATTCTGAAAAAAATTATGTCTtaaaaaagcgcttcggacgcatgcaatCTAAAACATTCTCCTTCATGTTTTAAGTAGCAACTTTCAGCAGCAccgaaaaaaaagaaagaaaaaaaaaaagacccgGCGTAATAATATATACGTGTTCAAAAGGGAACTGCCAAATTGGGAATtttaatatttagaaaataaatgcaTGAGTTTTGCTTGAATAAACCATCGTCCGAAAGGCTTCGTCAACGATCAGTGACGACATACGAATAGCTAAATGTAGCCTTTGTTTAGAAATATAACTACTAAATTGAAATCTAAGTGCGAGAAGTCCTTATAACATACGACTCAAACCTAAACATGCATTGGAATTTCCCCGGGAATAATTTAAGTTGTTGATACCAATTTATCTCCCCAATTTGTCTTTGTATCCGtcaatatatagagaataatacatggcaaaatctgtatcacatgccgtatcatcccgagataccGATATCAGCCTAAGGgtctttaggcccgagggatgatattggtcgaaggtgatacggcatgtgatacagattttgccatgtttcatacgctttatcatatatttcaacaggagcgTATATATGAAATGCGTTCTGGTCCCTAGCACCTGGGTAACCCTCACTTctatttttgtcttgttttaaaagcctTAAAAGAACTGTTCAATTACTACTCCGAACTActtgggttaccttacaattcgcgtgttgttgttttataaaatattttgtttattgtattgtttgtttgtgttttgtatGGTATTTTATTTCGTTCTTTTTTAAAGTTGCATTTTGCATTGGTGTGctagaaaatataaaacaactcgGCGTTTGTGACGTCACATGTCAAACACTGACGTCATCCAATGAATTGCGTCACGCCCGAATGACTGTTTATTTAGGACACATTTTGCGGAAAAATATTTCTTACAaagcttgcataaaaaaaaaataaaaaaaaaataaaaaaaataggggtgagATAAAGGGTGCGATAAAgtgtaggggtgtgataaagggtgtgataaagggtatgataAATGGGTGTGCATCACTGTTGTGTGATATAGATTAAACAGCAGGCGATTTATCGaatattcaaaacttctgtatttactactaaatatatgataagtATTTTTAATCTAATGTAAATTAATTATTACAGAAAGTTTACTCACGGGTATAATCACTGCATTGATGTAATCATTACGCGTTCCTGAATGTGACATTGTATAAGGTCTATATCTGTTgtctaaaacaaaatcaaattaattaaGTATTTCTTTATTGTTAGATATCTGTCATATGCTGTGCAACGAACTATGTTCTGTTTTTAATTTAGTATTGTCGAACGAATGAACCATCATTTTatcattaaaagtaaaatatttgataGATAGATTGTAATCTAATTTTCTATCCGAGACAAAATTTCTcttaaataaagacaaataaaacatgtCATGTGCAGTTCTATCTAATAAAATCATCAACGCAGCACAAAATTGAAAatgcaaaataattatataaataaaatgtgtaaactGACAAATTCAAGGAAACATTTTTTTCGACAGTCGTACAATTTAAAATACTGCCGGGATCGTCAGAAATACAGCCAATGTCCATGAAACGAGGTGACTTCACAGCTATATATTTTCTTCGTATCAACGATGACTTTGTTTTGTTAAtgccgttgtcaaatttgaaatttccTATCTACCACACCTTTTCGTTTGCGTTCTTGTTAGATTAATTTGTAcgtttgtttgaatttttaatcagtttaatcaGTTTATCAAAGATATGTTTCACAGTTTTGGCTGTTTGATCCAAATTATTGTTACAtcaacctattatgtctgtttcgtTTGCTCACTCAAATTTGCCGATATATAAAGTTAACATTAGTAAACCGCTGCTCAATTATCAAAAATCAATTCAACttaaacaaatccgggttacaagctAGAACCGATGAAAACGCAGCAACGGAGCTATAAATAACTGTCATGAAATTTTTCGGAAAATGCATGTTCTAAGTCAGAAATATAGCAGTTGTTTTTCTGAATCACGATGAATCTTAAAAAAAATGCCCAGCTTCAAAGCAAATTCAAAAAGGAAGGAGTCCgtaaaaacttacaaaatcaGAAACTATAATTCAACGGAACAAGTAAAAACAACTACCATAATCTTGACTATGTTAAGAAATTCTGAAAATGGTGggttgatagttatcaaaagtaccaggattataattttatacgccagacgcgcgtttcgtctacattttATAGCAAGTATTCAGATTCATCTTATTATAAATGTCatgttatataatttataaacacCGTTTTCAGCAATTGATACAAATTGCATAAACTAAAGGTATGCTTTACTTACGAGGAAATATTTTCTTTGTCGAATTTTTTGATATATTGTCTTTTGATGTAGCAGCAGAAAATGCCGATGGAGGATACACAGGTCTTAAAGTTTCCAAACTCTAAATCAAAGATAATttaattgacaacttgttataaTACTGATTGTTAGGTAAATGGTTGTACAGGGAAATCTTTGACTTAAGTTAACttaccaaataaactcatcatagataccagaaatGACATTTTGTAATTACGTCGCGCGTttcacaaaagactcatcagtgacactcgaataaaaagaaattaaaaaagccaaataaagaacgaagtggGAAGAGCATTGATGGCCAAACATTCCTATAAATTTTGCAAATTCCGCTTAGTAAATCTATTCTTGAAGTAGAACAAATAATTTCCCCTTGAAATCTATGAAAGGTAATAACAAAGTCTAAGTTGtaattacaaatacatgtaaagatTGTACAGGATCAGATGAAAACATTCTATTTTTAAGTTGAGACAAAGTGATTGTAATTTCAAGTGGTAACACATATGTTTTATGCTGATTCAggttactttttaaaaaataggCGTATGATTTATATGAATTAATTTGACATAAAGTATTTCTTTTAACTCATTTTTAATGACTGTAAACTATACCTGAAATTCTagtttataaagtttttgattttgaGGTAATTTCTTCTGTTCTTGATCTGAAATATATTGACAGAACTCTTTCTTTGGAATAGATGTATCTGGTACTGTGAACAACTCTAACAAAGCCTCAAAGATTGCCTCATATTGTTCCTGTAAATGAAAACGATTCAATTGTTAagatgatattttctttttatagttcttttgaagagttttttttaattatttctcccAGTTGTAACATTCATAAAATAGAGTGGTGGCATAAGTAGTCAATCTTTTCATCAGCCTTATctttttgacatgataaattttATGGAAGTTTAATTGGTTTTACACCATGTGATGAAGTCATGTTAGAGTCATTAAGTTTTGTATGGTGGGGTGTTTTATAAGAAAATTCCCCTATAACTCAGAACAATTCTAATGACTTAAATCTGATCCATTAAATTTTCTAGtttatcttattatttttatgtcaCAAAACACTGCCATATTTGATGGGattcaaatgctcaaacacatttATCTTAACTTAACAAAATGTACTAAATTTGCCTATCACAATCTTATACAATAGTCCTTGTATCAATGATAGTTGCCTTAGATTAAGCCAAAACATCTTAAAATTTAATGTTATCAAAGCCATATTGAACCTCAGAAGAcgaaaaaagaataacaaaactTAGTCAAACTCAAAATGGAGAGaggccataaaaattgacaaaatctaACGctaatcaacggaacaagtgaaaaacaactgcaaaatttctgacatggtacaagcattttccgaaaaagaaacaaactgacaatgtcatgccaaaaaatgataaaccacaaaaatacaaacaagttAGAGTTTATACAATGTCCTACAAATAAGTAATAAGGTAATGCAAATGAGCCATGGAAACGAAGTACGTGGCGACACATATATTACATACATGAAGTATACAAGTATGAACTCAAAGTTTTAGTTGACATAACAACACATCAAAACATTTGGTAAGCCAAAGTAATAACTGGTATTCGACTGCTTTCaaattgttttgattgttttgtttcTCATTTCATAAACAATGAGATAACACAATCGATACATTTAGAATTGAATTAAAGATATTCCAAGCAAATTACAAATGAGTAGAAATGTAGGCAGGCATCTTTAACCTTCTTCTTAACTATGGGTATGGAATGTCAACAATTAAACTTACATATGTTTGAACCATATTCATTCTGTCTTTTCTCATCATCTGTATACATTCCATCACATTTATATAACCAACTTTCGTTCCATTTTCATACAATGCATCTATAGCTATAAAAGTCCCTGTCCGCCCAATTCCAGCgctgtatattttataaatatatattggttcttatatcattattatgtgtattaaaaacagaaaaaaacacattcataTTATTGgttattatatcattattatgtatatgaataaaagaaCAAATACATTCATAGTATTGGTAATTATATCATTATAATGTCTATTAATAACAGAACAAAtacattcaaatatttttgcatttttggaACAAATCATATCTCCAGATACACCGGATATACGTATACGTGCATTAAAAAGGAAGATTGATTTCAAAAATTTGTACATATAATAACTTAAGATAAATAAAggctacagtagtataccgctgttcgaaactcataaatcgattgagaaaaaaacaaatttgggttacaaactaaaactgagggaaacacatcaatatAAGAGGACAACAACGACACATCAGAAacacagcattaaaatgtaacatacacagaaacgaactataatataacaatggccagtttcctgacttggtatagggtattttaagaaaaaaatgatggattgaacctggttttgtggcatgccaaacctctcgcttttaTGTCAATGTTAGatgtaacattaaaatgacataataaaatgacaggaatacaatacaaataaatggaagaacatataggacagagaaaaacacgaataatagctaacaaaaggtaac
Encoded here:
- the LOC143046144 gene encoding receptor-type tyrosine-protein phosphatase T-like, which translates into the protein MIWQENVGKVVMVTQLVENKKIKCERYWPETVNEPLVVNDYIVTMKEEREHTVYVYRLLTVLNKQLLREQVREIHHFHFTEWPDHGVPDSIKVVNFYRKVKSKTCSQLGPIVVHCSAGIGRTGTFIAIDALYENGTKVGYINVMECIQMMRKDRMNMVQTYEQYEAIFEALLELFTVPDTSIPKKEFCQYISDQEQKKLPQNQKLYKLEFQSLETLRPVYPPSAFSAATSKDNISKNSTKKIFPHNRYRPYTMSHSGTRNDYINAVIIPEYTYGSKILVTQCPLEETVVDFWTMVYDHNSHIVVLLDQLNKNAPLCLGRQEVLEFQDLTIVQDNSPNPEELKLTLSHKEKDPITITVFTTSKVDNDAMLPSNILLDLLKKVLECWKKQKGPITVVCSDGCSKSGVFVALKLIMEKMEIDDEIDVFQVVRTMQVRRPEFFTEFDQYEYCYRCIKEYLENYSVYANL